Proteins from one Bombus pyrosoma isolate SC7728 linkage group LG16, ASM1482585v1, whole genome shotgun sequence genomic window:
- the LOC122576300 gene encoding histone deacetylase 3 isoform X1 yields the protein MSYNKKVSYFYNPDVGNFHYGPGHPMKPHRLAVIHSLVLNYGLHKKMQIYRPYRASTHDMCRFHSDEYVEFLQRVTPQNLQGYTKYLSHFNVGDDCPVFEGLFDFCSMYTGASLEGATKLNNNCCDIAINWSGGLHHAKKFEASGFCYINDIVIAILELLKYHARVLYIDIDVHHGDGVQEAFYLTDRVMTVSFHKYGNYFFPGTGDMYEIGAESGRYYSVNVPLKEGIDDTSYVQVFKPVISHVMEFFQPTAIVLQCGADSLANDRLGCFSLSTKGHGECVKFVRDLNVPLLTVGGGGYTLRNVARCWTYETSLLVDEQISNELPYTEYLEYFAPDFTLHPDVVTRQDNANSKQYLEAITRHVYDNLKMIQHSPSVQMQDVPCDALPPEEERQPEPDPDSRQNTQDTDKIVEPNNEYYSGEKDQDKMDVSES from the coding sequence ATGAGTTACAACAAAAAGGTATCATACTTCTACAATCCAGACGTAGGAAATTTCCATTATGGTCCCGGACATCCAATGAAGCCTCACAGACTTGCTGTAATCCACAGTTTGGTACTAAATTATGGTTTGCACAAGAAGATGCAGATCTATCGTCCATATCGTGCAAGCACCCATGATATGTGTCGCTTTCATTCAGACGAGTAtgttgaatttttacaaagaGTGACTCCACAAAACTTGCAAGGATACACCAAATATCTAAGTCACTTTAATGTAGGTGATGACTGTCCTGTTTTTGAAGGATTATTTGATTTCTGCTCCATGTACACGGGTGCTTCTCTAGAAGGTGCTACAAAACTGAATAATAATTGCTGTGACATCGCTATTAATTGGAGTGGAGGGCTGCACCATGCAAAGAAATTTGAAGCTTCTGGTTTCTGTTACATTAatgatatcgtaatagcaaTCTTAGAATTGTTGAAATACCATGCTAGAGTactttatatagatatagatgtCCACCATGGGGATGGAGTACAAGAAGCATTTTATCTTACGGATAGAGTGATGACGGTATCTTTCCACAAGTATGGAAACTATTTCTTTCCTGGTACTGGAGATATGTATGAAATCGGAGCAGAAAGTGGACGATATTATTCTGTTAATGTACCCTTGAAAGAGGGCATTGATGATACATCTTATGTTCAAGTATTTAAGCCTGTTATATCTCATGTAATGGAGTTCTTCCAACCAACTGCTATAGTTCTACAATGTGGAGCAGATTCGCTCGCAAATGATCGTCTTGGCTGTTTCAGTTTGAGCACAAAAGGTCACGGAGAATGTGTGAAATTCGTGAGAGACCTAAATGTGCCATTGCTTACTGTTGGAGGAGGAGGATATACGTTGCGTAATGTCGCGCGTTGCTGGACCTACGAAACTTCTTTGCTCGTCGATGAACAAATCAGTAATGAATTACCTTACACAGAATACCTGGAGTACTTCGCACCAGACTTTACATTGCATCCTGATGTTGTAACCAGACAAGACAATGCAAATAGTAAACAGTATTTGGAGGCTATTACGAGACACGTTtacgataatttgaaaatgattcaACACTCTCCAAGCGTCCAAATGCAGGATGTTCCATGCGATGCGTTGCCTCCAGAGGAAGAAAGGCAACCAGAACCTGATCCTGACTCCAGGCAAAATACACAGGATACTGATAAGATAGTTGAACCAAATAATGAGTATTATTCCGGAGAAAAAGATCAGGACAAAATGGACGTAAGTGAATCGTGA
- the LOC122576300 gene encoding histone deacetylase 3 isoform X2 translates to MKPHRLAVIHSLVLNYGLHKKMQIYRPYRASTHDMCRFHSDEYVEFLQRVTPQNLQGYTKYLSHFNVGDDCPVFEGLFDFCSMYTGASLEGATKLNNNCCDIAINWSGGLHHAKKFEASGFCYINDIVIAILELLKYHARVLYIDIDVHHGDGVQEAFYLTDRVMTVSFHKYGNYFFPGTGDMYEIGAESGRYYSVNVPLKEGIDDTSYVQVFKPVISHVMEFFQPTAIVLQCGADSLANDRLGCFSLSTKGHGECVKFVRDLNVPLLTVGGGGYTLRNVARCWTYETSLLVDEQISNELPYTEYLEYFAPDFTLHPDVVTRQDNANSKQYLEAITRHVYDNLKMIQHSPSVQMQDVPCDALPPEEERQPEPDPDSRQNTQDTDKIVEPNNEYYSGEKDQDKMDVSES, encoded by the coding sequence ATGAAGCCTCACAGACTTGCTGTAATCCACAGTTTGGTACTAAATTATGGTTTGCACAAGAAGATGCAGATCTATCGTCCATATCGTGCAAGCACCCATGATATGTGTCGCTTTCATTCAGACGAGTAtgttgaatttttacaaagaGTGACTCCACAAAACTTGCAAGGATACACCAAATATCTAAGTCACTTTAATGTAGGTGATGACTGTCCTGTTTTTGAAGGATTATTTGATTTCTGCTCCATGTACACGGGTGCTTCTCTAGAAGGTGCTACAAAACTGAATAATAATTGCTGTGACATCGCTATTAATTGGAGTGGAGGGCTGCACCATGCAAAGAAATTTGAAGCTTCTGGTTTCTGTTACATTAatgatatcgtaatagcaaTCTTAGAATTGTTGAAATACCATGCTAGAGTactttatatagatatagatgtCCACCATGGGGATGGAGTACAAGAAGCATTTTATCTTACGGATAGAGTGATGACGGTATCTTTCCACAAGTATGGAAACTATTTCTTTCCTGGTACTGGAGATATGTATGAAATCGGAGCAGAAAGTGGACGATATTATTCTGTTAATGTACCCTTGAAAGAGGGCATTGATGATACATCTTATGTTCAAGTATTTAAGCCTGTTATATCTCATGTAATGGAGTTCTTCCAACCAACTGCTATAGTTCTACAATGTGGAGCAGATTCGCTCGCAAATGATCGTCTTGGCTGTTTCAGTTTGAGCACAAAAGGTCACGGAGAATGTGTGAAATTCGTGAGAGACCTAAATGTGCCATTGCTTACTGTTGGAGGAGGAGGATATACGTTGCGTAATGTCGCGCGTTGCTGGACCTACGAAACTTCTTTGCTCGTCGATGAACAAATCAGTAATGAATTACCTTACACAGAATACCTGGAGTACTTCGCACCAGACTTTACATTGCATCCTGATGTTGTAACCAGACAAGACAATGCAAATAGTAAACAGTATTTGGAGGCTATTACGAGACACGTTtacgataatttgaaaatgattcaACACTCTCCAAGCGTCCAAATGCAGGATGTTCCATGCGATGCGTTGCCTCCAGAGGAAGAAAGGCAACCAGAACCTGATCCTGACTCCAGGCAAAATACACAGGATACTGATAAGATAGTTGAACCAAATAATGAGTATTATTCCGGAGAAAAAGATCAGGACAAAATGGACGTAAGTGAATCGTGA
- the LOC122576300 gene encoding histone deacetylase 3 isoform X3, with translation MVCTRRCRSIVHIVQAPMICVAFIQTSDDCPVFEGLFDFCSMYTGASLEGATKLNNNCCDIAINWSGGLHHAKKFEASGFCYINDIVIAILELLKYHARVLYIDIDVHHGDGVQEAFYLTDRVMTVSFHKYGNYFFPGTGDMYEIGAESGRYYSVNVPLKEGIDDTSYVQVFKPVISHVMEFFQPTAIVLQCGADSLANDRLGCFSLSTKGHGECVKFVRDLNVPLLTVGGGGYTLRNVARCWTYETSLLVDEQISNELPYTEYLEYFAPDFTLHPDVVTRQDNANSKQYLEAITRHVYDNLKMIQHSPSVQMQDVPCDALPPEEERQPEPDPDSRQNTQDTDKIVEPNNEYYSGEKDQDKMDVSES, from the exons ATGGTTTGCACAAGAAGATGCAGATCTATCGTCCATATCGTGCAAGCACCCATGATATGTGTCGCTTTCATTCAGACGA GTGATGACTGTCCTGTTTTTGAAGGATTATTTGATTTCTGCTCCATGTACACGGGTGCTTCTCTAGAAGGTGCTACAAAACTGAATAATAATTGCTGTGACATCGCTATTAATTGGAGTGGAGGGCTGCACCATGCAAAGAAATTTGAAGCTTCTGGTTTCTGTTACATTAatgatatcgtaatagcaaTCTTAGAATTGTTGAAATACCATGCTAGAGTactttatatagatatagatgtCCACCATGGGGATGGAGTACAAGAAGCATTTTATCTTACGGATAGAGTGATGACGGTATCTTTCCACAAGTATGGAAACTATTTCTTTCCTGGTACTGGAGATATGTATGAAATCGGAGCAGAAAGTGGACGATATTATTCTGTTAATGTACCCTTGAAAGAGGGCATTGATGATACATCTTATGTTCAAGTATTTAAGCCTGTTATATCTCATGTAATGGAGTTCTTCCAACCAACTGCTATAGTTCTACAATGTGGAGCAGATTCGCTCGCAAATGATCGTCTTGGCTGTTTCAGTTTGAGCACAAAAGGTCACGGAGAATGTGTGAAATTCGTGAGAGACCTAAATGTGCCATTGCTTACTGTTGGAGGAGGAGGATATACGTTGCGTAATGTCGCGCGTTGCTGGACCTACGAAACTTCTTTGCTCGTCGATGAACAAATCAGTAATGAATTACCTTACACAGAATACCTGGAGTACTTCGCACCAGACTTTACATTGCATCCTGATGTTGTAACCAGACAAGACAATGCAAATAGTAAACAGTATTTGGAGGCTATTACGAGACACGTTtacgataatttgaaaatgattcaACACTCTCCAAGCGTCCAAATGCAGGATGTTCCATGCGATGCGTTGCCTCCAGAGGAAGAAAGGCAACCAGAACCTGATCCTGACTCCAGGCAAAATACACAGGATACTGATAAGATAGTTGAACCAAATAATGAGTATTATTCCGGAGAAAAAGATCAGGACAAAATGGACGTAAGTGAATCGTGA
- the LOC122576305 gene encoding uncharacterized protein LOC122576305 isoform X1 — protein MLCQIDLIGRSHSCFRYVGGWQRRFQRIPRDESNTAETVIDWPSNNSLESMRPDSRSVSFTFHREVLNVKNSPEITKKLRRRLQDRFEKEKPGDSCKEKMSKDKQTGDRSWNNLSLGNMSADSRRALRNGAEKLSKTISSVRTTFGTISQKFKSSTRRRQRLEEQQSPNSICKMQTPQTRSRQLLGRTPTKLYSPFGIESPRHAWNKENNETPVHTPPGMNTRYIQCRPFRFTRAKGFSMLR, from the exons ATGCTGTGTCAAATTGATTTGATAGGCCGCAGCCATTCTTGTTTTCGGTACGTTGGCGGTTGGCAACGACGCTTCCAACGTATTCCAAGGGATGAATCGAATACTGCag AAACCGTAATTGACTGGCCAAGTAATAACAGTTTAGAAAGTATGCGGCCGGATTCACGTAGCGTTTCGTTCACGTTTCACCGGGAAGTTCtgaatgttaaaaattcacCGGAGATCACGAAAAAACTGAGACGACGCCTTCAGGATCGTTTCGAGAAGGAAAAGCCCGGAGATTCTTGTAAGGAGAAAATGTCAAAAGATAAGCAAACAGGTGACCGTAGCTGGAACAATTTAAGTCTTGGAAATATGTCAGCGGATTCCAGACGTGCTCTGCGAAACGGAGCCGAAAAGTTATCAAAAACTATATCTTCTGTACGTACAACTTTTGGAACTATTTCACAG aagTTTAAGAGTTCCACACGTAGACGTCAAAGACTGGAGGAGCAACAATCTCCAAATAGCATTTGTAAAATGCAAACTCCCCAGACTCGTTCTCGCCAGCTCCTTGGTAGAACACCAACAAAGCTTTATAGTCCTTTTGGCATAGAATCTCCAAGACATGCGTGGAACAAAGAGAACAATGAAACACCGGTGCATACTCCTCCAGGAATGAATACACGATATATCCAATGTAGGCCATTCCGTTTCACCAGAGCTAAAGGATTCTCTATGTTGAGATAA
- the LOC122576305 gene encoding uncharacterized protein LOC122576305 isoform X2: MRPDSRSVSFTFHREVLNVKNSPEITKKLRRRLQDRFEKEKPGDSCKEKMSKDKQTGDRSWNNLSLGNMSADSRRALRNGAEKLSKTISSVRTTFGTISQKFKSSTRRRQRLEEQQSPNSICKMQTPQTRSRQLLGRTPTKLYSPFGIESPRHAWNKENNETPVHTPPGMNTRYIQCRPFRFTRAKGFSMLR; encoded by the exons ATGCGGCCGGATTCACGTAGCGTTTCGTTCACGTTTCACCGGGAAGTTCtgaatgttaaaaattcacCGGAGATCACGAAAAAACTGAGACGACGCCTTCAGGATCGTTTCGAGAAGGAAAAGCCCGGAGATTCTTGTAAGGAGAAAATGTCAAAAGATAAGCAAACAGGTGACCGTAGCTGGAACAATTTAAGTCTTGGAAATATGTCAGCGGATTCCAGACGTGCTCTGCGAAACGGAGCCGAAAAGTTATCAAAAACTATATCTTCTGTACGTACAACTTTTGGAACTATTTCACAG aagTTTAAGAGTTCCACACGTAGACGTCAAAGACTGGAGGAGCAACAATCTCCAAATAGCATTTGTAAAATGCAAACTCCCCAGACTCGTTCTCGCCAGCTCCTTGGTAGAACACCAACAAAGCTTTATAGTCCTTTTGGCATAGAATCTCCAAGACATGCGTGGAACAAAGAGAACAATGAAACACCGGTGCATACTCCTCCAGGAATGAATACACGATATATCCAATGTAGGCCATTCCGTTTCACCAGAGCTAAAGGATTCTCTATGTTGAGATAA